A genomic region of Roseateles amylovorans contains the following coding sequences:
- a CDS encoding ABC transporter ATP-binding protein — protein sequence MLDVNGIEVIYHHVILVLKGVSLQVPDGAVVALLGGNGAGKTTTLRAVSNLLAGERGEVTKGHIALRGERIERLTPADLVRRGVVQVMEGRHCFAHLSIEENLLTGAYTRTDGKAAIAQTLEKVYAYFPRLKTRRRSQAAYTSGGEQQMCAIGRALMANPTMVLLDEPSMGLAPQIVEEVFEIVRDLNQKERTTFLVAEQNTRMALRYADYGYILENGRVVMDGAAQSLRENEDVREFYLGMGGSDRKSFRDVKSYRRRKRWVG from the coding sequence TTGCTGGACGTGAATGGCATCGAGGTCATCTATCACCATGTGATCCTGGTGCTCAAAGGCGTGTCGCTGCAGGTGCCCGACGGCGCGGTGGTGGCCTTGCTGGGCGGCAACGGCGCGGGAAAAACCACCACCCTGCGGGCGGTGTCGAATCTGCTGGCCGGTGAACGGGGCGAGGTGACCAAGGGCCACATTGCCCTGCGCGGCGAGCGGATCGAGCGGCTCACCCCGGCGGACCTGGTGCGCCGGGGCGTGGTGCAGGTGATGGAGGGCCGCCATTGCTTCGCCCATCTGTCGATCGAGGAGAACCTGCTCACCGGCGCCTACACCCGCACCGACGGCAAGGCGGCGATCGCCCAGACGCTGGAGAAGGTCTATGCGTACTTTCCGCGTTTGAAGACGCGACGGCGTTCGCAGGCGGCCTATACGTCGGGGGGAGAGCAGCAGATGTGCGCGATCGGGCGGGCGCTGATGGCCAATCCGACGATGGTGCTGCTGGACGAGCCGTCGATGGGTCTGGCGCCGCAGATTGTGGAGGAGGTGTTCGAGATCGTGCGGGACCTCAACCAGAAGGAGCGCACCACGTTTCTGGTGGCCGAGCAGAACACTCGGATGGCCTTGCGCTATGCCGACTATGGGTACATCCTGGAGAACGGTCGGGTGGTGATGGATGGGGCGGCGCAATCGCTGCGGGAGAACGAGGATGTGCGGGAGTTCTACCTCGGCATGGGCGGCAGCGACCGCAAGAGCTTCCGGGACGTCAAAAGCTACCGGCGCCGCAAGCGTTGGGTTGGCTAG
- a CDS encoding phenylacetate--CoA ligase family protein, translated as MPAATSSSPGADAQFFAHFDGLEAQDPTVRESRLMAALPQQVAHARASTDAFRELLASIDPARINSRAALATLPVLRKADLAHRQHAARDQQPPDPFGGLSAIGWSGLRRSLGARRVFQSPGPIYEPQGWGRDGWRMARALHAAGVRSGELVHNSFSYHLTPAGAMMECGAEALGCTVFPGGVGNTELQLQAMVDLQPQAYVGTPSFLKILVDRAQQQGLSLPLRKALVSGEAFPPSLRDWLIERGVAAFQCYATADLGLIAYETQAREGLVLDESVIVEIVRPGTGDPVAEGEVGELVVTTLTSDYPLIRFGTGDLSALLPGRCPSGRTNTRIRGWMGRADQSAKVRGMFVHASQVAEVLKRFPEVVRGRLVIEGEMAQDRMTLQVEVDGEGPEGLPQRLAEALRDVTKLRGEVVLLPLNGLPNDGKVIEDLRRYE; from the coding sequence ATGCCCGCCGCCACCTCGTCCTCGCCGGGCGCCGACGCCCAGTTCTTCGCCCATTTCGATGGCCTCGAAGCGCAAGATCCCACCGTGCGCGAATCCCGCCTGATGGCCGCCTTGCCGCAGCAGGTGGCCCATGCCCGCGCCTCCACCGACGCCTTCCGCGAGCTCCTCGCCTCGATCGATCCCGCCCGCATCAACAGCCGCGCCGCGCTGGCCACGCTCCCGGTGCTCCGCAAGGCCGACCTGGCCCATCGCCAGCACGCTGCACGTGATCAGCAGCCCCCCGATCCCTTCGGCGGTCTGTCTGCCATCGGATGGTCCGGGCTGCGGCGCAGTCTCGGCGCCCGCCGCGTGTTCCAGTCCCCCGGCCCGATCTACGAGCCGCAAGGCTGGGGCCGCGACGGCTGGCGCATGGCCCGGGCCCTGCACGCCGCCGGCGTGCGCAGCGGAGAACTGGTCCACAACAGCTTCAGCTATCACCTCACCCCCGCTGGCGCAATGATGGAATGCGGCGCCGAGGCCCTGGGCTGCACCGTCTTTCCCGGCGGCGTGGGCAACACCGAACTGCAGTTGCAGGCCATGGTCGATCTGCAACCACAGGCCTATGTCGGCACGCCCAGCTTTCTCAAGATCCTGGTGGATCGGGCGCAGCAGCAAGGCCTGTCCCTCCCGTTGCGCAAGGCGCTGGTCAGCGGTGAAGCCTTTCCGCCCTCGCTCCGGGATTGGCTGATCGAGCGCGGCGTGGCCGCCTTCCAGTGCTATGCCACCGCCGACCTCGGACTGATCGCCTACGAAACCCAGGCCCGTGAAGGCTTGGTGCTGGACGAATCGGTGATCGTCGAAATCGTCCGCCCCGGCACCGGCGATCCGGTTGCCGAAGGCGAGGTCGGCGAGCTGGTGGTGACCACGCTCACTTCCGACTATCCGCTGATCCGTTTCGGCACCGGCGACCTGTCGGCGCTGCTGCCCGGCCGCTGTCCCAGCGGTCGGACCAACACCCGCATCCGCGGCTGGATGGGTCGGGCCGACCAGAGCGCCAAGGTGCGCGGAATGTTCGTCCATGCAAGCCAGGTCGCCGAGGTCTTGAAACGCTTTCCGGAAGTCGTCCGCGGCCGCCTGGTCATCGAAGGCGAGATGGCACAGGACCGCATGACGCTGCAGGTGGAGGTCGATGGCGAAGGGCCCGAAGGTTTGCCGCAACGCCTGGCCGAGGCGTTGCGGGACGTGACCAAGCTGCGGGGAGAGGTGGTGCTGTTGCCTTTGAATGGCCTGCCCAATGACGGCAAGGTGATCGAGGATCTGCGGCGCTACGAGTGA
- a CDS encoding tripartite tricarboxylate transporter substrate-binding protein → MKKTLLACVAALSVGAAWAEYPDKPVTIVVPFAAGGPTDKVARDLAEALRKPLNATIVIENVGGAGGTLGATKVSKASPDGYTLLLHHIGMSTSPALYRNLQYKTLDDFEYLGLINEVPMTLIARPSLPANNYAEFLKWIEANKGKINLANAGLGSASHLCGLIYQSTLKVDMTTVPYKGTGPAMTDLIGGQVDFMCDQTTNTTSQIDSGKVKAYAVTTTKRLGGGLAKYPTLDESGMKGFNVTIWHGLYAPKSTPKPVLDKINAALKTALKDAEFQKREEALGAVIVTDNRVNPAEHKKFVEAEINKWGPVIKAAGQYAD, encoded by the coding sequence ATGAAGAAGACCTTGCTCGCCTGTGTTGCAGCGTTGAGTGTGGGTGCCGCCTGGGCCGAGTATCCCGACAAGCCCGTCACCATCGTGGTGCCGTTCGCCGCAGGCGGCCCGACCGACAAGGTCGCGCGTGACTTGGCCGAGGCATTGCGTAAGCCGCTGAATGCCACCATCGTGATCGAGAACGTCGGCGGCGCCGGCGGCACGCTGGGTGCCACCAAGGTGTCCAAGGCTTCTCCGGATGGCTACACCCTGCTGCTCCATCACATCGGGATGTCCACGTCTCCCGCGCTGTATCGCAACCTGCAATACAAGACGCTGGATGACTTCGAGTACCTCGGCCTGATCAATGAAGTGCCGATGACGCTGATTGCGCGTCCGTCGCTGCCCGCAAACAACTACGCCGAATTCCTGAAATGGATCGAGGCCAACAAGGGCAAGATCAACCTGGCCAATGCCGGCCTGGGTTCTGCCTCCCACCTCTGCGGCCTGATCTACCAGAGCACCCTGAAGGTGGACATGACCACCGTGCCGTACAAGGGCACCGGGCCGGCCATGACCGACCTGATCGGCGGTCAGGTGGACTTCATGTGCGACCAGACCACCAACACCACCAGCCAGATCGACAGTGGCAAGGTCAAGGCCTATGCGGTGACCACCACCAAGCGCCTGGGCGGCGGCCTGGCCAAGTACCCGACCCTGGACGAGTCCGGCATGAAGGGCTTCAACGTCACGATCTGGCACGGCCTGTATGCACCGAAGAGCACGCCCAAGCCGGTGCTGGACAAGATCAACGCCGCGCTGAAGACCGCCCTCAAAGACGCCGAGTTCCAGAAGCGCGAGGAGGCCCTGGGCGCGGTGATCGTGACCGACAACCGCGTGAATCCGGCTGAACACAAGAAGTTCGTCGAAGCCGAAATCAACAAGTGGGGCCCGGTGATCAAGGCCGCCGGCCAGTACGCGGATTGA
- a CDS encoding VOC family protein — protein MISYVTLGSNDRVKAKAFYDRVLAPLGLTPGYADDEMVGYGPSGGEVQLWIVQPYNGLDASVGNGVMLGLAASTRAQVDAVHAAALAHGGRDEGQPGPREIYGPNVYVAYFRDLDGNKLSVTCKAPA, from the coding sequence ATGATCAGCTACGTCACGCTGGGCAGCAACGACCGGGTCAAGGCCAAGGCCTTCTATGACCGCGTCCTGGCCCCGTTGGGTTTGACTCCGGGTTATGCCGATGACGAGATGGTGGGTTACGGCCCGTCGGGTGGTGAGGTGCAACTCTGGATCGTGCAGCCGTACAACGGCCTGGATGCCAGCGTGGGCAACGGCGTGATGCTGGGGCTGGCCGCCTCCACCCGCGCACAGGTGGACGCGGTTCACGCTGCGGCGCTGGCCCACGGCGGGCGCGACGAGGGCCAGCCCGGCCCGCGCGAGATCTACGGCCCCAATGTGTATGTCGCGTACTTCCGGGATCTCGATGGCAACAAGCTGTCGGTGACCTGCAAGGCGCCCGCCTGA
- the dtd gene encoding D-aminoacyl-tRNA deacylase yields MIALLQRVKEARVDVGDRCTGRIGPGLLLLLCAEPQDDEGTADKLIQKVLKLRIFSDDAGKMNRSVQDINGGLLIVSQFTLAADTRSGNRPSFTGAAPADQGQRLYDHAVRCARAHHPEVQTGEFGADMQVSLINDGPVTIPIRM; encoded by the coding sequence ATGATCGCCCTGCTCCAACGCGTGAAGGAAGCCCGGGTCGATGTCGGCGATCGCTGCACCGGCCGCATCGGCCCGGGTCTGCTCCTGCTGCTGTGCGCGGAACCACAGGACGACGAAGGCACGGCCGACAAGCTCATCCAGAAGGTGCTCAAGCTGCGGATCTTCAGCGACGACGCCGGCAAGATGAACCGCAGCGTGCAGGACATCAACGGCGGTCTGCTGATCGTCTCCCAGTTCACCCTGGCCGCGGACACCCGCAGCGGCAACCGCCCCAGCTTCACCGGCGCCGCACCGGCCGATCAAGGCCAGCGGCTCTACGACCACGCGGTGCGGTGCGCGCGGGCGCACCATCCCGAGGTGCAGACCGGCGAGTTCGGCGCCGACATGCAGGTCAGCCTGATCAACGACGGACCGGTCACCATCCCGATCCGGATGTGA
- a CDS encoding cation diffusion facilitator family transporter: MQVQHYLKLSVVVALVTIALKTAAWWWTGSVGLLSDALESLVNLAGALFGLAMVTIARRPPDEDHPYGHHKAEYFSSAFEGALILIAALGIGWTAIDHFRTPQPLEQLGLGMALSLISTVINGALAWSMLKASRAHRSIALEADARHLFTDVWTSVGVVAGLVGVMLTGWTWLDPLLALLVAVNILREAVHLMSRSTGGLMDQALSSEEQQSIAGVLAGFSGPELRFDHVATRVAGQRRYVDLHLHLPARWTLGQAAALRGDVERALMRTLPGLRASIQLLPINVETRFEEVEREMEREVEREVERKREVNRQSDPDESRAQAPAMQTSQPNSSSAP, from the coding sequence ATGCAAGTACAGCACTACCTGAAGCTCTCGGTGGTCGTCGCCCTGGTGACGATCGCCTTGAAGACGGCCGCCTGGTGGTGGACCGGCTCGGTCGGCCTGCTGTCGGACGCGCTGGAATCGCTGGTCAACCTGGCCGGCGCGCTGTTCGGTCTGGCCATGGTCACCATCGCCCGTCGGCCGCCGGACGAGGACCATCCCTACGGCCATCACAAGGCGGAATATTTCTCCAGCGCCTTCGAAGGCGCCCTCATCCTGATCGCCGCCCTGGGCATCGGCTGGACCGCAATCGACCACTTCCGCACGCCGCAGCCGCTGGAACAGCTCGGGCTGGGCATGGCGCTGTCCCTGATCAGCACCGTGATCAACGGTGCACTGGCCTGGTCGATGCTCAAGGCGTCACGCGCCCATCGCTCCATCGCGCTGGAGGCGGATGCGCGACACCTGTTCACCGATGTCTGGACCTCGGTGGGCGTGGTCGCCGGCCTGGTCGGTGTGATGTTGACCGGCTGGACCTGGCTGGATCCGCTGCTGGCGCTGCTGGTGGCGGTCAACATCCTGCGGGAGGCGGTGCACCTGATGAGCCGGTCCACCGGCGGGCTGATGGACCAGGCGCTGTCGTCCGAAGAACAGCAGTCGATTGCCGGCGTGCTGGCCGGCTTCAGCGGCCCGGAGCTGCGGTTCGACCATGTCGCGACCCGCGTCGCCGGCCAGCGCCGGTATGTCGATCTGCATCTGCATCTGCCGGCGCGATGGACACTGGGCCAGGCCGCCGCGCTGCGCGGCGATGTGGAACGCGCGCTCATGCGCACCCTGCCCGGCTTGCGCGCCAGCATTCAGCTGCTGCCGATCAATGTCGAGACGCGCTTTGAAGAGGTGGAGCGTGAAATGGAGCGCGAAGTCGAACGGGAAGTCGAACGAAAACGCGAAGTGAATCGCCAGTCGGATCCCGACGAATCCCGCGCACAGGCGCCAGCCATGCAGACCTCCCAACCGAATTCATCCTCCGCCCCATGA
- the argB gene encoding acetylglutamate kinase encodes MKQDLPVHDADLGHISPRDKAELLSQALPYIRKYHGKTIVIKYGGNAMTDPALQQDFAEDVVLLKLVGLNPVVVHGGGPQIEDALNKLGKKGHFIQGMRVTDEETMSVVEWVLAGEVQQDIVGLINVAGGKAVGLTGRDGGMIRAKKLKLIDKDDPTKEHDVGSVGDIVAIDPSVVKALQDDQFIPVISPIGFGESNESYNINADVVAGKLAEVLKAEKLVLLTNTPGVLDKQGNLLTDLSAREIDELFADGTLSGGMLPKIASALDAARSGVKAVHIIDGRVPHAMLLEILSEKAYGTMIRSH; translated from the coding sequence ATGAAGCAAGACCTCCCCGTTCACGATGCCGATCTCGGCCACATCTCCCCGCGCGACAAGGCCGAGCTGCTGTCCCAGGCGCTGCCCTACATCAGGAAGTACCACGGCAAGACCATCGTCATCAAGTACGGTGGCAATGCGATGACCGACCCCGCGCTGCAGCAGGACTTCGCCGAAGACGTGGTGCTGCTCAAGCTGGTGGGCCTGAACCCGGTGGTGGTGCACGGTGGAGGGCCGCAGATCGAGGACGCGCTCAACAAGCTCGGCAAGAAGGGCCACTTCATCCAGGGCATGCGGGTGACCGATGAAGAGACCATGAGCGTGGTCGAATGGGTGCTGGCCGGTGAGGTGCAGCAAGACATCGTGGGTCTGATCAATGTCGCCGGCGGCAAGGCGGTCGGCCTGACCGGTCGCGACGGCGGCATGATCCGCGCCAAGAAGCTCAAGCTGATCGACAAGGACGATCCGACCAAGGAGCATGACGTCGGCTCGGTGGGCGACATCGTCGCCATCGACCCGAGCGTGGTGAAGGCCCTGCAGGACGACCAGTTCATTCCGGTCATCAGCCCCATCGGTTTCGGCGAAAGCAACGAGAGCTACAACATCAATGCCGACGTCGTCGCCGGCAAGCTGGCCGAAGTGCTCAAAGCCGAGAAGCTGGTGCTGTTGACCAACACCCCGGGCGTGCTGGACAAGCAGGGCAACCTGCTGACCGACCTCTCCGCCCGCGAGATCGATGAGCTGTTTGCCGACGGCACCTTGTCCGGCGGCATGCTGCCCAAGATCGCTTCGGCGCTGGACGCCGCCCGCAGCGGGGTCAAGGCGGTGCACATCATCGATGGCCGCGTGCCGCATGCGATGCTGCTGGAGATCCTCTCCGAGAAGGCCTACGGCACGATGATCCGGTCGCACTGA
- a CDS encoding pyrimidine 5'-nucleotidase has protein sequence MARLPPRTRRERRHRREAPAAGVRRRGDGVWLFDLDDTLHHASGSVFADIGASMNDYMVTHLGLDAVSAKLLRHRYWRRYGATLLGLVRHHGVSASHFLAQTHALPQLEASLRAARPDLEWLKRLRGRKVLLTNAPEHYAKRVLKALGIGVHFERVLAVEHMRMFGQYRPKPDIRMFRHLCAQLRIAPSRCTLVEDSPQNLKAARGLGMRTIWMRGWMPVSVQRRPQFVDQRVSRLRHLKT, from the coding sequence TTGGCCCGACTGCCGCCCCGTACCCGTCGTGAGCGTCGTCACCGTCGTGAAGCGCCGGCTGCAGGCGTGCGCCGACGGGGTGATGGCGTCTGGCTGTTCGACCTCGACGACACCCTGCACCATGCCAGCGGCAGTGTGTTCGCCGACATCGGCGCGTCGATGAACGACTACATGGTGACCCACCTCGGCCTGGATGCGGTGTCCGCCAAGTTGCTCCGGCATCGGTATTGGCGCCGGTATGGCGCCACGCTGCTGGGGCTGGTGCGGCATCATGGGGTATCGGCGTCCCACTTCCTGGCGCAGACCCATGCGCTGCCGCAGCTGGAGGCGTCGCTGCGCGCCGCGCGGCCGGACCTGGAATGGCTCAAGCGCCTGCGGGGCCGCAAGGTGCTGCTCACCAATGCGCCGGAACATTATGCGAAACGGGTGCTGAAGGCCTTGGGCATCGGTGTGCATTTCGAGCGCGTGCTCGCGGTGGAGCACATGCGCATGTTCGGCCAGTACCGACCCAAGCCCGACATCCGGATGTTTCGCCATCTGTGTGCACAGCTTCGCATCGCGCCGTCGCGCTGCACCCTGGTGGAGGACAGTCCACAGAACCTGAAGGCCGCGCGCGGATTGGGCATGCGGACCATCTGGATGCGGGGGTGGATGCCGGTGTCGGTGCAACGGCGTCCGCAGTTTGTGGATCAACGAGTCAGTCGATTGCGACATCTGAAGACTTGA
- a CDS encoding response regulator gives MSLFSVLIVEDQLRFREAFAHALEKAPDIRLVGMATDLPQGRKMFDQTRPDVLLVDLDLPGGSGIELIRHAAHVAPECEVMVISVFGDEQHVLSSIEAGATGYLLKDSLALDLPGQLRSLRAGGSPISPVIARRLLMRLAPQGSGHAPRGFGDSAPMPLVDEQVVALSEQESRVLHLAAKGFTFDEIAQFMNVSPHTIMTYVKRTYRKLQVRSKVEAIYEARRLGWLRD, from the coding sequence ATGTCACTGTTCAGCGTCTTGATCGTCGAAGATCAGCTTCGGTTCCGCGAAGCATTTGCCCATGCGCTTGAAAAAGCGCCTGACATCCGCTTGGTCGGTATGGCCACGGACCTGCCACAGGGTCGGAAGATGTTCGACCAGACGCGGCCGGATGTGCTGCTGGTCGACCTCGACCTGCCCGGCGGCAGCGGCATCGAGCTGATTCGCCATGCCGCGCATGTGGCGCCGGAATGCGAGGTCATGGTGATCTCGGTGTTCGGCGACGAGCAGCATGTGCTGTCCAGCATCGAGGCGGGTGCCACCGGCTACCTGCTGAAGGATTCGCTGGCGCTGGATCTGCCGGGACAGTTGCGCTCGCTGCGCGCGGGCGGCAGTCCGATCAGCCCTGTCATCGCGCGCCGTCTGCTGATGCGCCTGGCGCCGCAGGGCAGCGGCCATGCGCCGCGTGGCTTCGGGGACTCCGCGCCGATGCCGCTGGTGGATGAGCAGGTGGTCGCCCTGTCCGAACAGGAATCACGGGTGCTGCATCTGGCTGCCAAGGGCTTCACCTTCGATGAGATCGCGCAGTTCATGAATGTGTCGCCGCACACCATCATGACTTATGTGAAGCGCACCTATCGCAAGCTGCAGGTGCGCTCCAAGGTTGAGGCGATCTACGAGGCTCGGCGCCTGGGCTGGCTGCGCGACTGA
- the slmA gene encoding nucleoid occlusion factor SlmA → MHTSPPDATEPAPTKPAELPRKRLKPGERRVQILQTLASMLEQPGAERVTTAALAARLEVSEAALYRHFASKAQMFEGLIEFIETSIFSLLNQIAEREPSGLAQAQRIVAVLLQFGERNPGMARVMVGDALVYENERLVARMNQFFDKVESSLRQGLRTAAEASGSSTPTVEAQAQASVLVSFIIGRLQRYARSGFKRLPTEQLEAAMRMLA, encoded by the coding sequence ATGCACACCAGCCCTCCTGACGCCACGGAACCCGCACCGACCAAGCCCGCCGAACTGCCGCGCAAGCGACTGAAGCCGGGCGAACGACGGGTGCAGATCCTGCAGACCTTGGCCAGCATGCTGGAGCAGCCCGGCGCGGAGCGGGTGACCACCGCCGCGCTCGCCGCCCGGCTGGAGGTCAGCGAGGCGGCCCTGTACCGCCATTTCGCCAGCAAGGCGCAGATGTTCGAAGGGCTGATCGAGTTCATCGAGACCAGCATCTTCTCCCTGCTCAACCAGATCGCCGAGCGCGAGCCGTCGGGCCTGGCGCAGGCCCAGCGCATCGTCGCGGTGCTGCTGCAGTTTGGCGAGCGCAACCCGGGCATGGCGCGGGTCATGGTCGGCGATGCGCTGGTCTATGAGAACGAGCGCCTGGTGGCGCGGATGAATCAGTTCTTCGACAAGGTCGAGTCGTCGCTGCGCCAGGGTTTGCGCACGGCGGCCGAGGCGTCTGGTTCAAGCACGCCGACGGTTGAAGCCCAGGCGCAGGCCTCGGTGCTGGTGAGCTTCATCATCGGTCGACTGCAGCGCTACGCGCGCTCGGGCTTCAAGCGGTTGCCGACGGAGCAGCTCGAAGCCGCGATGCGGATGTTGGCCTGA
- a CDS encoding ATP-binding protein, which yields MSEALDALLRRADALLNRLEAVLPQPLVAPDWSAAVAFRYRKRGASARLEPVRHLSSIRLADLKEVEPQKERLLQNTRQFVHGQPANNVLLTGARGTGKSSLIKACLNEFASQGLRLIEVDKSDLVDLPDLADLVADRPERFVIFCDDLSFDEGEAGYKALKSMLDGSVAAATDNLLIYATSNRRHLLPEQMKDNLAYTHSERDGNVEVHPGEAVEEKISLSERFGLWISFYSFSQQEYLAIVAQWLTHFGLTSTQIDAARQPALVWALERGSRSGRVAYQFARDLAGRGAGAGPQDAAASTSPSATLAGASTATTPQPPSTSSDDNAPEGLDHV from the coding sequence ATGTCCGAAGCCCTTGATGCCTTGCTGCGGCGCGCTGATGCGCTGCTCAATCGCCTGGAGGCCGTGTTGCCCCAGCCGCTGGTCGCGCCCGATTGGAGTGCCGCCGTCGCCTTTCGCTATCGCAAACGCGGCGCCAGCGCCCGGCTGGAGCCGGTGCGACATCTGTCGTCGATCCGGCTGGCCGATCTGAAAGAGGTGGAGCCGCAGAAGGAGCGTCTGCTGCAGAACACCCGCCAGTTCGTGCACGGCCAACCCGCCAACAACGTGCTGCTGACCGGCGCCCGCGGCACCGGCAAAAGCTCGCTGATCAAGGCCTGTCTCAATGAGTTCGCCAGCCAGGGTCTGCGCCTGATCGAGGTCGATAAATCCGATCTGGTCGACCTGCCCGATCTCGCCGACCTGGTCGCCGACCGCCCCGAACGCTTCGTGATCTTCTGCGACGACCTCAGCTTCGACGAGGGCGAAGCCGGCTACAAGGCACTCAAATCCATGCTGGACGGCTCCGTCGCCGCCGCCACCGACAACCTGCTGATCTACGCCACCAGCAACCGCCGCCATCTGTTGCCCGAACAGATGAAGGACAACCTCGCCTACACCCATAGCGAACGCGACGGCAATGTCGAGGTCCATCCCGGTGAAGCGGTGGAAGAAAAGATCTCGTTGTCCGAACGCTTCGGCCTGTGGATCAGCTTCTACAGCTTCAGCCAGCAGGAATACCTGGCCATCGTCGCCCAGTGGCTCACCCATTTCGGACTGACCTCCACCCAGATCGATGCCGCCCGGCAGCCCGCGTTGGTCTGGGCGCTGGAACGCGGCTCACGTTCAGGCCGAGTGGCCTATCAGTTCGCTCGCGATCTGGCCGGACGTGGTGCCGGCGCCGGTCCCCAGGACGCCGCCGCCTCGACGTCACCGTCCGCGACATTGGCGGGGGCATCGACCGCAACAACGCCACAGCCCCCATCGACTTCTTCCGACGACAACGCCCCGGAGGGCCTGGACCATGTCTGA
- a CDS encoding NUDIX domain-containing protein — MSETANAHSPVGNTDRVPVEVAVGVLVRRDAHGRDTEFLLTSRPEGKVYAGYWEFPGGKLESGETVEQALRRELQEELGITIGAAHPWKIELMEYPHAKVRLHFCKVYDWQGEFEMREQQAMSWQQLPVQVQPVLPGTIPVLQWFAVERAHVGATHVG, encoded by the coding sequence ATGTCTGAGACCGCGAACGCCCACAGCCCGGTGGGCAATACGGATCGGGTCCCGGTGGAGGTGGCCGTCGGCGTGCTGGTGCGACGCGACGCGCACGGGCGTGACACCGAGTTCCTGTTGACCTCCCGCCCAGAAGGGAAGGTCTATGCCGGTTATTGGGAGTTTCCCGGCGGCAAACTCGAGTCCGGCGAGACGGTGGAGCAGGCGCTGCGTCGAGAGTTGCAGGAAGAGCTGGGCATCACCATTGGTGCCGCGCATCCCTGGAAGATCGAACTGATGGAGTACCCGCATGCGAAGGTGCGTCTGCACTTCTGCAAGGTGTACGACTGGCAGGGCGAGTTCGAGATGCGCGAGCAGCAGGCCATGAGCTGGCAGCAGTTGCCGGTGCAGGTGCAGCCGGTGCTGCCGGGGACCATTCCGGTGCTGCAGTGGTTCGCGGTGGAGCGGGCCCATGTCGGGGCCACCCATGTGGGCTGA
- the hisI gene encoding phosphoribosyl-AMP cyclohydrolase has translation MQWLDQIKWDRDGLVPVIAQELGSGDILMFAWMNRDALARTAERGEAVYWSRSRQKLWHKGEESGHIQQVHEIRMDCDNDVLLLTITQHGHEPGIACHTGRHSCFFQALRDGQWSAVEPVIKDPATIYKA, from the coding sequence ATGCAATGGTTGGATCAGATCAAGTGGGACCGCGATGGGCTGGTGCCCGTCATCGCCCAGGAACTCGGCTCCGGCGACATCCTCATGTTCGCCTGGATGAACCGCGACGCACTCGCCCGCACCGCCGAGCGCGGCGAGGCGGTGTACTGGAGCCGTTCGCGCCAGAAGCTCTGGCACAAGGGCGAGGAATCCGGCCACATCCAGCAGGTGCATGAGATCCGCATGGACTGCGACAACGATGTGCTGCTGCTCACCATCACCCAGCACGGCCACGAGCCCGGCATTGCCTGCCACACCGGCCGGCACAGCTGCTTCTTCCAGGCGCTGCGGGATGGTCAGTGGTCCGCCGTCGAGCCGGTGATCAAGGATCCGGCCACCATCTACAAGGCATGA
- a CDS encoding phosphoribosyl-ATP diphosphatase, with amino-acid sequence MNAPLTGNDILAQLGEVVAQRRDQGDPDKSYVAKLFAKGLDQILKKVGEEATEVVIAAKDGDPQKLVYEVADLWFHSIVALAALDVRPEQVLAELARREGLSGLEEFAARSAPASRPDQGIEGVPSTR; translated from the coding sequence ATGAACGCCCCGCTGACCGGCAACGACATCCTGGCCCAACTGGGTGAGGTCGTCGCCCAGCGCCGCGACCAGGGCGACCCCGACAAGAGCTATGTGGCCAAGCTGTTCGCCAAGGGCCTGGACCAGATCCTGAAGAAGGTCGGCGAGGAAGCCACCGAGGTGGTCATCGCCGCCAAGGATGGCGACCCCCAGAAGCTGGTCTATGAGGTGGCCGACCTGTGGTTTCATTCGATCGTCGCCCTGGCGGCGCTGGATGTCCGCCCCGAACAGGTGCTGGCGGAGCTGGCCCGGCGCGAGGGATTGTCCGGCCTCGAGGAGTTCGCCGCACGGTCCGCGCCGGCGAGTCGTCCCGATCAGGGGATCGAGGGCGTGCCGTCCACCAGGTGA